A genomic stretch from Anopheles nili chromosome X, idAnoNiliSN_F5_01, whole genome shotgun sequence includes:
- the LOC128728815 gene encoding protein big brother, with protein MMNDPAALGMIPFDTIGLYEQPKPRFIFKMPRVVPDQKSKFESDDLFKKLSRDSEVRYTGFRDRPIEERRGRFRAGCCEGHTEVSFAATGINLQLVFNPNHGLYHHPHHHHHHHPAHLGLEKECDFDKEHGKVHIKSHFIMNGVCVRFRGWLDMERLDGIGCLELDEKRAAQEDAILREQLERYNQRLRDFEDKQRTYQRTTQDEFEQMRRNGSGIGVGVTAGASGMWRR; from the exons ATGATGAATGATCCGGCAGCACTCGGGATGATCCCGTTTGACACGATCGGTCTGTACGAGCAGCCTAAACCGCGCTTTATCTTCAAAATGCCGCGCGTTGTCCCGGATCAGAAGTCGAAGTTCGAGAGCGACGACCTGTTCAAGAAGCTGAGCCGAGATAGTGAG GTACGGTACACGGGCTTCCGCGATCGTCCGATCGAAGAGCGACGAGGCCGTTTCCGAGCCGGATGCTGCGAGGGTCACACGGAGGTGTCATTCGCCGCCACCGGCATCAACCTGCAGCTCGTCTTCAACCCGAACCACGGCCTCTACCACcacccgcaccaccaccaccatcaccatcccGCCCATCTCGGGCTGGAGAAGGAGTGCGATTTTGACAAGGAGCACGGCAAG GTCCACATCAAGTCCCACTTCATCATGAACGgcgtgtgcgttcgtttccgCGGTTGGCTCGACATGGAGCGCCTGGATGGCATCGGTTGCCTGGAGCTGGACGAAAAGCGAGCCGCCCAAGAGGACGCGATCCTTCGGGAGCAGCTCGAGCGGTACAACCAACGCCTGCGGGACTTCGAGGACAAGCAGCGCACCTACCAGCGCACCACGCAGGACGAATTCGAGCAGATGCGTCGGAACGGCTCCGGTATCGGTGTTGGTGTGACGGCCGGTGCGTCTGGTATGTGGCGGCGATAA